The Microcystis aeruginosa NIES-843 sequence CGGGCTGCTTTCACTTTTTCTAAACCTCCTCGATCATACCCAGCTTTTTGAAGTATCTTTTCTAAGTTTTCCCAAGTTCCCCCCGTAATTTCATCGGGTTTTCTGTATTTTGCTTGCTGTCCCACATTAGTAGAAACTTTGGGATAGGCTGAGACTATAGCCTGAATATCACCAAAAAACCAAGCTTCTAGTTCTTCTATAGCAATTCTATTTAACACCTGAAATGTTTTTTTATCTTCACTAATCGTTTTGGTGATCAGTCCTGTTTGTTGGGCAATATTTTCTAACTTTTCTTTGAGCATTTGACAATCTTCATTGTCTCTATCTACAAGAATAATGATTCGATAATCATCGGGTATCCAGCATTGATAGCCTTTTAATCGCTCCGGTAGTTTTTTGATTAAATCGGATTTACCTCGAAAGGCATGAATTTTATAGGTGACATTCTCAAATAATATTTTAGGTAAAATTTGATTTAAACATTCTTGGGTAGAAAATTCTTCAACTAAAAATTCAAGATGCACTTTTTCCCTCCTTTGCTATTAAACTTAAATGCTAGGATTACCCACATCAAAATAGTCCTCCATCCATAATTGACCCAACAAAGCACCATTTTGAATAAATTCCTTAACTCCTTGCATTGCTGAAGTACGTTTAGCTTGAGTAAAACCATTTTCATCTCGATAAAGTACCCAAACCTCCTCTGGTTTCAAACCATCTACAAAAAAGGGAGAATGAGTTGTTACCATTAATTGTGTACTTGCGGTCGCTGCCCGACATTCTTCTGCTAATTCAGGTAATAAACGGGGATGAAGATGATTTTCTGGTTCTTCTATTCCCAGTAATTGCGGAGGGCTTGGATCATATAATATAGTTAAATAAGCCAACATTTTTAAAGTGCCATCGGAGGCAAATTTGGCAAGAATTGGCTCTTGAAAAGGTGCGTCTTTAATTTGAAGTAAAAGCTGTCCATTCGGCATAATAGATGCTTCTACTTTTTCTAATCTGGGAATTCGACGAGAAAGGGTTTGTAAAATAGATTCTAATCGTTGAGGATGATCTTCTTTTAAATATTGAATAACATTAGGTAAATTGTCACCAGTTGGCGATAATCTTTCTTGCGCTCCTGCTTCTGGTTGAGTGCGAGTATTA is a genomic window containing:
- a CDS encoding DUF4276 family protein, with product MHLEFLVEEFSTQECLNQILPKILFENVTYKIHAFRGKSDLIKKLPERLKGYQCWIPDDYRIIILVDRDNEDCQMLKEKLENIAQQTGLITKTISEDKKTFQVLNRIAIEELEAWFFGDIQAIVSAYPKVSTNVGQQAKYRKPDEITGGTWENLEKILQKAGYDRGGLEKVKAAREISQFMTPAHNCSPSFQIFYQGLLAMIS
- a CDS encoding AAA family ATPase, translating into MSKNSIPRIENLRVQNYRALQDLELKSITPLTVFLGPNGSGKSTIFDVFAFLSECFTVGLKKAWDRRGRFKELRTRGQEGYIIIELKYREKLASPLITYHLAINEANNRPYVAEEWLQWRQGAKGKPYRFLDFKEGGGIVISGENPKPKDERISERLDSPEFLAVSTLGQLAKHPRVSALRRFITSWYLSYLTADNTRTQPEAGAQERLSPTGDNLPNVIQYLKEDHPQRLESILQTLSRRIPRLEKVEASIMPNGQLLLQIKDAPFQEPILAKFASDGTLKMLAYLTILYDPSPPQLLGIEEPENHLHPRLLPELAEECRAATASTQLMVTTHSPFFVDGLKPEEVWVLYRDENGFTQAKRTSAMQGVKEFIQNGALLGQLWMEDYFDVGNPSI